Below is a genomic region from Macaca thibetana thibetana isolate TM-01 chromosome 1, ASM2454274v1, whole genome shotgun sequence.
GCAAGATTTTAAGAGACTTATTAAAATGCAATTAGCAGCGTGTACGACTTAAGcagagagattatttttaaaaatgacttgatTGTGCGGAATACCACGCACCTTCCCGAGGCCGTAAACCTGCCAATCACACACGTTCTCAGACGAGGAGGtttccttgctttctctttgtccttcagGCTTTTCTCCTGTCCCCCTTCCCCCAGTGACCACTAAGGCTGTGGTCCCCAGCCCACAAaagccacccacccacccacgaACACAGAGACCCCTCCAGAGGCCCCTCAGAAGGAAGCCAAGGGTTAATGAAATCCAAAGCAAAGCCTGGAGAAGCTTTGAGAAAGCAGCCACGGGGTGGGCAAGGGGATGGAGAAGCCCCCTCCTACTTACTCCCACCCCCATGATCATGTGGATCCGGGCAGAGGCTGCCACCAGGGTAAGGATGACAAACTGTCCTTGCCATGAAGGGACAAGGGGTTGGAAGGgctgaagggaggaggaagaggccccAGGGTGGGGGCTACTTCTGACCTCCTCCGAGGGCTGAGCCTCAGGGACCCCGGTTTCGCAGCCCCGGCAGCGCCCGCCGGACGGGCTGGAACGGTGGGTTATGCTGCCCCCTGCTGCTCACTCTCTGAACTGCAGCTCTGCTCCCAGGACCTGGTGTCGGAGCGAAGGCATTGGCATGGTCCCAGGGCCAGCCCTTCTCCAGCTGGGTGGCCCACGGGGCCCTCTGGGGTCTTCCACAGTGCTAACCTGAAGAGAAACATGTATCTGGAAATGGGGGGAGCTTCTCTCTGGCCGCCACCTCCCACGCAGCCCCACCCCTGGCTGGAGGAGTTTATCAAATAACTTGCTACTTCCTGGCATGAGGCTCCCCCTGGCACTTTTATTCCAACCATAAAAAGGCTATTTCATTGAGAAATAAAGTCCCATCCCCCTGACGTGTAACTCCTTTCAGAGCTCTTACTCAACTGCCAGGCGAAATTTATGTTTCCTGGATGTTCGTGCCTAAGATTGCAACTGGGAACCGGGAGAGGGCTGGAAGCGGGGATGGCTCTCTGGCGGGGGAACATGCGGTCTAAGAAGCCGCGGAAACCCAGTGTCCAAGAGAGAGCCCTCCCGCTGGAATGAGGAGGCCGGGGTTTTGGCCCTCGTGCCACCATCCGCTAGTTATGACCTTGGGCGggccctgagcctcagtttcttcctctgtaaaatgggaaaaacaattattttctccctGGAAGGGATGCTGCTGGGCACAATGAACAGATGGAGGTGGCAAGTACTTGGGCGGTGTATGAGAGTCAAGTGTTGGATTGTTATGGAGGCTGTGACATTCTCTAATTTAGGGAGTATCCCTCGCAGATTCTCTCATGCAGCACTTCTGAGCTTACACAGTGGGGCATCAGAACCCCCTGGATGACTTCAGTCCCGCAGACTGCCGAGCCCCACCCCTGAATTCCGGCTCtgtaggtctggagtggggcctgataatttgcatttctctaacaagcATGAGATcggggtgtgggggtgggaaggACTGCTGTTCCGGGGATgctactttgagaaccactgttctgaGGGCTTTTCGATCTGGGATGTGGAACAGCTCAGCCTGATTGTTGGGAAAGGAACTGGGAGCAGGTGGGAGGTCATCTGTGGAGCAGGTGACAGGTGGGCTCTGGCTGCCTGCATGGGAATGAACTTCTGTCCATATCGTCCCATCTTGTCCTCCCACCTGGTTTGGCTTAATGTCTCTGGCAGCCCCCAGACAACAGACCTGTGAGCAGCAGAGGTGTTGGGCTGTGGGCCGGGGCTGGGCTAGGCTGGAGATAATGGACCCTCAGAAGAAAGAGGTTCTCCCCTGGCTGCATGAGAGACTCTGAACGTCCTATCTGCATGGGATGGCCCAGGTGTCCTCCTGGATCAGAGGTTGCTGGGCCATTCACTCTGGTTTCCAAACAGCCCAACagcaaaactgaggctcagaaggtgAACTGACTAGCTCAAGGCCAAATGACTTGGGGGAACAGATCTGGTTTCCAGACCTCCAGAAGACACTTCCCAACCACACTGCCTCTCTGGTTACACAGTAATTGGGAGGATTACTAAATAGAAACTACAGTTCCAGCTTAAGTAATGTTCAAACACCCAACCGAAGGGCTGGACACAGTAGTTCACGCCTTCTAGCgcattaggaggctgaggtgggaggagcccaggagctggagaccagcttgggcagcagagcaagacctcgtgtctaccaaaaaaaaaattttaaagctagccaggtgtggtggagcatgcctgtactcccagctactagggaggctgaggtgggaaaatcacatgagcccagaaggtcgaggctgcagtgagctatgattgcaccactgcactccagcctgggcaacagagcaggatcttacctcaaaaacaaaaacaaatactcaAGAGTATGTTGTGATGTAAAGTCTGCTGAGGGAAGCATTGAACATTTGgcggccaggcgaggtggctcatgcctggaatcccaacatcttaggaggctgaggtgggcggatcacctgagatcaggagttcaagaccagcctggccaacatggcgaaaacccatctgtattaacaatacaaaagttagccaggtgtggtgatgtgcgcctgtagtcccacctactcaggaggctgcggcaggagaatcgcttgaacccaagaagtggattgcagtgagccgagattgcgccatggcactccagcctgggcagcagagtgagattccttctaaaaaacaaacaaaaaaactaggaATTCAGGACCTTCAACCAGGGAAAAACAATGAGCCTGGATGCTGAAGGGCGTGGAAAGGCTTTGTGCTCAAGAAGGAAAGCCCAAAAGAGAAATTGGACCAGCTCCAGCTGCTCCGTGTAGCAGGAGAAAAGGACAACAAATGCAGCATAGACTTTGGACCTCATGCAGAGTCGTGGGGGGTGGATAAAAGATGAGAATCCAAGCCGCTAAGGGCGGGGAACCACCGAGTGATGTCTAAGCACCTGGAACAGCCCAGGCTGTCAAAGATCTCCCGGCAGCTGCTGACCCCGAGGGAAAGAGCTGCTCCCTGCCAGAATTTCACTGATCACAGACGTGTCAGCCATAAACAAATGACTGCAAGACCTGGGAGGTCTCAACGGGAAAACCGGCAGAGGCAACACCCGTGCGTGTCCCAGGATCAGGCATGGGTGCCAGCCAGGTCTGCCCTGGTCACAGAAATGGGGTTGTCCCATCTGGAGGGAGAATGGGAACCTTCCCAAGAACCCCAAGCACTTTCTAATTAAGCACGACTGCCCGCTTTTGAGCGGGTGCAGAGCGAAGctgggggaaggaagagaagtaaAGTGGTTTGTTCCAGCTGCACAGAGCGCTGAGCTGGGAAGAGTGCCCAGAACAGTTAATGCCCAGACCCTCTCAGCCTTGCAAATCGCCGCCCGCCTGGGGGGTGAAGAGCCATTTATGCCAGGTAAAGGCTGGTGATTTCATTAACTCCCTTCCCTCTGTCTTGTCTCCAAGGGCACAGGGTGGTTGTTAAACACAGGAGGACTTGGTAAAGGGTTAGCCCTGGTTTATAGGACTTTCTCGCACATGGGTGCCCCTGCTCTACCCTGTCCCAAAGCCGGGGGGCTCTACAGGGATAGAGAAGGGGCTGGGGTGGATGGAGGtggatggaggtggaggggaggaggcaaagagagacagagactgttTCCTGGGAAACACACCACGGCCAGTGTTGAGATAAAAGAtgcaaggtgggcggatcacaaggtcaggagtttgagaccagcctggccaacatagtgaagccccatccgtactgaaaatacaagaattagccaggtgtggtggtgtgagcctgtagtcccagctacgcaggaggcaggagaatcaattgaacctgggaggcagaggttgcagtgagctgagatcaaggtactgcactccagcctgggcgacagggagagactctgtctcgaaaataagtaaattaataataataacaataagatgCGTCATGTCTCCAATGTCACCAGGCAGCCACTTCCCCTGCGTCATCTGGACGCAGGTGTGGGAGTGGCACAAGCCCTCAAAGAGGAGATCCTTTGTGTCACCTTTCCTTTCAGTGGGGCTGCTGCTCTGCCCCTCTGACGCCCACTCTCCAGCCAGCCTTCTCAAGCATCTACTCAAGGCTACTGCTTTGCTCAAAGGCCCCTGTTGGACCAAAGGCCCCTGTTGGACAGCCCATGAAGGCCAAAATAAAATCCGGGCTCCTGACGGCGTCTGCAAACCTTGGAGGCCCATCCCCCCTGCACTCTTCTGCTCACACCACCAGCTTCCATGGCCTTCTCTCCGTCCTTCCAGCCGGCCTCAGGGCCCTTGCTCTTCTGTCCCTCTGCCTGGACGCCACCCCCAGCTCTTTCTGCGGTTGCCTCCTTACCTCCTCAGAGGGGTCGCCCGACCTTCCCACCCAAAGCAGCTGGAAACCCGAGTTGCCTGTTTGCTCCTCTTCAGAGCAGGAAGCATTGTCTGAAATTGTTTTGTGTCTATTATTGTTGTCCAAACCCCCTCTCACGCGCACTCTAGAACTTTCCTTCCCACACCGGGGATTTCGTTCAATTCACTGGAGCCTCTCCGGGGccggaacagtgcctggcaccaccGAGGAGGCGCTCCATAAACCTTTGTGGAGTGGTAGAGTCCCAGACACACACTGTGAGAAGGCGACTGGGAGGCTAGGGCCCTCCCGCATGAGCCTATGGCATCGGTGCTGGGCTCTAACCACTGACCCCACCAGCCTTTGGAGATCATCGGCCTCCAGCCATGGGCTCCTGTGGGCCTCCTCCAGCTCAGGCCACCCAGCCCAGGGTCCAGGGTGGTGGCCAGAGACTCAGGCCTCCTCCCACTGGCTTTCCCTCTAGGTGTCAGGCTTCCCCAGGCATGGGGGCCGCCATCCCAGGGCAGCGGCTGCCCGCAGGGGAATCGCCTGGTAGGGCTGGTGGGGGCTGGCCTGGAAGTCACGGCTCCAATTCGAGAAGGGAAATCatctgagcttttaaaaaattaaatggagtCAGTAATTTGATTTCAGAGAGAAGCTGAAAACCTCGTAATGGCAGGAGCAGCTCAATCTCgtggtgaaaaggaaaagccTTAAATGGGGCTATTAAGCTTTTGCCTGGGACGGATCTGCccggagagggaggaggagggtgcGCAGAGGGGGGAGAAGTCTTCTTCGAGGTGGGGACCGTTTATCAGCCAAGACAACCCtgattacttatttatttatttcttgttccGGGCGGGCGTTGCCGACGGTCTCCTCTTCTTGGCTGCATTTCAAATCCCACTTCCAGTGATGGGTCGGCCTGGAGGTGGGCGTCTGGGGGGCCACCCTCCCAGGGAAGCACCGAGTGAGTGCTCTTCCGGCCAGAACACTGTCCCCAGCCACAGATGGGCATCGAAGCCAGGGAGCCTGGGGGCAACTGGGTCACTGAGGGTCAGCGGGACCGTCCTAGCCAGCAGGGTACCAGCTGCTGCCCTGGAATCCAGAGGAAAAGAGTGATGAGTAATGAAAACAAAGCAGTGACATCCCATTATCCTCCCCTGGAGTCCTTTAGAGACCTGGGGTCATGGCACCCCAAGGCCTGGGGAGGGGGTAAACACCAAGGGTTCGTATCACCATCACCAGCCACCCCCAGAGATGTCTGAACCATGGCTCAGGCCCGCCATGCTTTCCTGGGCCTGCAAGCATCCCCTCTGCCTGCGCTGGGAGGTAGATGGTGAAATGATCACCATAAGAACGGCTCTCGAGCTCTGGGCGTGCTGGGTGTCATGCTCTGTGAGGTGGATGGTGATGGTGTAAGATTGCCGCAAGAACGGCTCTTGAGTTCTGAGCGCACTGGGTGTCGTCCGGCTCCACGCCAAATGCTCTGTGTTCCTTTCCCACCCAACCCTCAGCGGCCGCATCGGAAGGAACTATTACCATCCCCATTTGACccatcaggaaactgaggctcagagaggtgagtgccttgccaaggtcacacagccaaagGACAGAGGAACTGGGACTTGAACCCTAGCTCCTGGCAGGCCTGGCTGCAGAGGCTGCGCCTTACCCTGATGCTTCCCCACCTCTGACAGCAGAGCAAGCCCAGAAATGCAGCTGGCAGGGCCAGGGAGAGATGGGGGGACACTGCCCTGCACTCAGCGCCTCTTCCCTCGGGGAGGTCCACGCAGGCAGATGGCCTGCCACTTCACCACTTCCTCTGGGTTCCATGGCAGCAGCTGGTACCTTGCTGGCTTGGATGGCCCTGGTGACTCTCAGTGACCCAGTGCCCCTGGACTCCCTGGCCTAGATGCCCAGCTGTGGCTGAGCACAGCGATGATCTGGGCTGGAAGAGCACTGGGGCTTCCCTGGAGAGAcaacccccagcccccacctccaggcTGACCCATCGCTACCTCCCGCCCTTTGCACTCCACCTCCCCAGGGTGCACCCAGGACTCACAGTGGAGTCACCATGGAGACTCAGCGTGGGGCCTCTCAGGAAGCCCCTCCACACTGTCCTGAAGCTCAGGAGGCCTGTGGCTTTCAGCactgggggccaaggtgggcccTGTCAGCTCCTGCTGGGGTGAGGCCCCCCGGCCAGCCGGGAAGGGGTGTTCAATCTCCACCAGGCTGGGTAGCGACCCTCCTGTGGGAGCCCACGGGCTCAGGGTTTGCGTGGACAGAGGACTGGATGCATGTGCAGCCCCTGATTCCTCCTGGCCCACAAAGCCAGGGGTACACTCCAGGTATAGGGCCTGGTCTGCCCCTCCTACAGATGAGGTTTTGGGTGTCAGAAGAGCTGCCGGGCGAATCAGTTCTGCTGGCAGAGGTTCCACAGGAAGAACCGCCAAGGGCGCTGCCGGCCTCACCCTGGGCGTCCCGGTGAGTTCGGGTCCTGAGGCCCCAGCACAGGCACTGGGGTCTGGCTGCCTCACGCTTGGGGTGGAGAATGTGGCATCCCTCCCCAGCAGGGTGGAGAGTCCCGGCCCCTCCATGTCCTCGCTTGGCTCTGAGGATGAAAAGTCCACGAGTCCCCTGGCCCCCTCCCTGGGGAAACCAGGCCCAGTCTGGCTCGGCCTCTCCACCTCTATTCCAGAGGATGTTTCCTGGGACTCTCGGGGAGAATGGTGAGAAACCAGTGCCTCTGCCGCCAGCCTGGCCCGCCAGGGCCTTGTCAGTGGCTGGAGCTCCTCGCTGGCTTGCCCAGGCTCCCCCAAGATGGGCTCAGGTGCAGCCATATCCCCCCTTGACAGCCCTCTCAGCAGGAGAGGACTTCCTGGAGACTGGGCGGGGTCCTGCTCAGGCCTCACAGTTCCTAGACCTTCAGTCAGGGTGACAGATGGTCCCGAGACCAGGAGCGATTCAGACTGTTCAGGCCTCAGGGCTGGCGGTGGAGGAGAGGAGGCGTCTGAGGACACAGGCAGGGTCAGAGTCGGGTGCACTGGCAAGACTGGACGTGGCCGCCAGGGACTAGCCTGGACACCCTCTACAGGCTCCGAGGGGAGCATGACTGGAGGCATGGGGTGTCCAGGGAACCCCACTTCCCCTGGGGGAGCCTGGAGACCTTGCTGAGCTTGCATCACTCTAGGGAAAATGGAGGCAGATGTCTGGCCTCTCCTCGCCGGTTTGGCTGTTTGCAGCAACGGTCCAAGCCCCTTCTTCATCAAGAGagaagtggagagagaaaaagcatCAGCAACAAGAACACATGGGCTCCGGCTGCCCTGAGAATCTCAGCCCAAAGATGGGTTCGAGGaaccagctgcggtggctcacgtctataatcccaacacaatagaaggccaacgcaggtggatcacttgaggccaggagttccagaccagcctggccaatatggtaaaaccccatctctactaaaaatacaaaattagccacgcgtggtggcgcgcgcctgtaatcccagctactcaggaagctgaggcaggaggatcgcctgaatctgggaggtgaaggctgcagtaagccaagatggtgccactgcactccagcctggatgacagagcgagactccatctcaaaaaaaaagaagagctggaGGAAGCTGTGACCTCTGGGTCTCCAGTCCTCtggtgtgcctcagtttccctccctcCATTTGTGTGCATAGCTG
It encodes:
- the C1H1orf127 gene encoding uncharacterized protein C1orf127 homolog, giving the protein MTLWIPRSHVEGLRLWLARTLHLPGTWRAPNHLDSSLAKCGYFLHPASDGDFFFRVQYSACFVQKEKANYRLEIRIFQKGVTRLERSDRYIMKCPMLRSRLGQESVHCGPMFIQVSRPLPLRSDDRQTPWLLSLRGELVASLEDASLMGLYVDINATTVTVQSPRQGLLQRWEVLNTPAELLPLWLVSGHHAYSLEAACPPVSFQPESEVFVHIPKQRLGLVKRGSYIEETLSLRFLQVQQSNIFMVTENKDFVVVSIPAAGVLQVQRCQEVGGTPGTQAFYRVDLRLQFAEMAAPVLWTVESFFQCVGSGTESPASTATQRATPSPPSPGPETPPASVPSAASSQVWAAGPAAQEWLSWDLPHQPSDALAKKGLGPLLQTAKPARRGQTSASIFPRVMQAQQGLQAPPGEVGFPGHPMPPVMLPSEPVEGVQASPWRPRPVLPVHPTLTLPVSSDASSPPPPALRPEQSESLLVSGPSVTLTEGLGTVRPEQDPAQSPGSPLLLRGLSRGDMAAPEPILGEPGQASEELQPLTRPWRARLAAEALVSHHSPRESQETSSGIEVERPSQTGPGFPREGARGLVDFSSSEPSEDMEGPGLSTLLGRDATFSTPSVRQPDPSACAGASGPELTGTPRVRPAAPLAVLPVEPLPAELIRPAALLTPKTSSVGGADQALYLECTPGFVGQEESGAAHASSPLSTQTLSPWAPTGGSLPSLVEIEHPFPAGRGASPQQELTGPTLAPSAESHRPPELQDSVEGLPERPHAESPW